ACGACGTCATTGGTCGTTCGAGTGATTAGTGAAGACGTCTCAACTTTATCAAATTCATCATTTGAAAAGTTGATGACCTTCTTATAAATATCCGACCGTAAATTCTTCCCTAATTGTTGTGATGACCGCGCCGCCAAAAAGACGTTGCCAAACGCTGCGACGACTGATAACAATGAAAAACCAATCATTTCAAATCCGATTTTCCAGATATAACTAATGTCACCAGTAGCCACCCCGTTATTCACAATATTAGATGTCAAACTAGGCAGATTTAAGGTCGCAATCACTTGCACGATCATAAATAAGACCGCACCGATTACCGCGGGATACGAAATCCGACCCTTTGCTATTTTAAGCATTTGCAAGCTCCCCTTCATTCATTATTACATAATAATGCAGTATCTTAATCTAACTAAAAATGGTCCTTTTGTCAACCATCTTTACAAGTCTCACGTAAAATATTGTAACGCACTCATCGCAGTTTAGCACTCAAAAGGATTTAAGAATTTATTAAGCTCGCCTTCGTAATAACACAAAAAAAGTGCTGCGTCACTAATCGCTGACACGGCACTATGCCTAAATTTAAGCCAATACTTCTTGTATATTTTGAGGTACCTGATTTGTCGCAACGGCCTCCCATGAATTCACGTTTTGTCCCTTCGTCTCAATCTTTAAATAGTGTCGTTGCTTTAGCCGGTGATCTGCGGTAAATGTCAACCAGCGTTGCTTACCTTGCGCATCGCTGGTCAGCATTCGATAGGTATAGATATCTTCGCCCATCTGACCAGTCGAGTGGCCGATTGCCTGATTAGTCCGACCATAGACCGTTTGTACCTTAACAAATGGGTTTAAGTTATCCACCGCCATTGCCAGCTCACTCCCCTGATTCTTCGTCATCGTCGGTACAATTAACAATGTACCTACACTAATCATCATAATAATCGCCGCCAACCAAATAGCCCTTTTTTTATTCATAAATACTATCCCCCGAATTAATTATTTTATTAATCGTATCGGAGTAAAGCTCCTCTGGCTACCCTAACTAGGCTTTCTTAATCAGTTTAAACGATTACTAATCAAATTCGATTTTCCTTAAACATTAAGGAAATTATTTTAACAATAATTCAATAATTATCGCGCTTTGCATGCTATTCTATTAGAATAGGAAGTAGTTTTTAAATCATGGGGGGATTTATCATGCACATGCGGGGTATCAACTTTGTATTAGGTCTCGGCGTCGCGCTCGGCCTGTTAGCAGGCTGTCAGGCGGCTTCACCGGCAACTAAACAAGCCAGCAGTCAATCATCTAAGACTAGCGCTAAAAGCGTTCACAGCTCGGCTAAACACCAAGCACAAGCACGGCCTTATCAACATTGGCATACCGTCAAAGATGTTCACTTGCCTATTTTGATGTATCACAGTATTTCTAGCGGGAACCAGTTACGTGTCCCCGCCAAAGAATTTCAAACTGAAATGACTTATCTAAAGGCA
This Lactiplantibacillus plantarum DNA region includes the following protein-coding sequences:
- a CDS encoding YxeA family protein; this encodes MNKKRAIWLAAIIMMISVGTLLIVPTMTKNQGSELAMAVDNLNPFVKVQTVYGRTNQAIGHSTGQMGEDIYTYRMLTSDAQGKQRWLTFTADHRLKQRHYLKIETKGQNVNSWEAVATNQVPQNIQEVLA